Proteins found in one Salinimonas lutimaris genomic segment:
- a CDS encoding dihydrolipoyllysine-residue acetyltransferase, which yields MTTEFILPDIGEGIVECELLEWLIAEGDHIEEDQPVAEVMTDKATVQIPAMHSGTVKKLYYQTGDIAKVHAPLFSMDKDEDGDSATDDPEAPPASEQPAEAQPTSLPQAAGETTEDFILPDIGEGIVECEIVKWHVAKGDQIEEDQPVVEVMTDKAVVEIPAKHAGQVKELYYQQGEIARVHSPLFSLSVAGADTPATNTEQQTPAPATPAPSSAAGNNEQGAAAQKWPDGEFEPPVEIPGKVLASPAVRRVARENDIDLTTIKGSGKKGRILKQDVQSQQTVAKAESVAPARQATPAGSGNVRTVAVRGVQAAMAKQMSASVHTIPHFTVSDELQMDALMTLRSALKPEFEKQDVKLSFMPFFVKALSLALHDFPIINSQLNDDATELTYFDDHNIGFAVDSKIGLLVPNIKRVQDLSLLDIARQMQEIIGKAREGKLGGDMLKGGTISISNIGAIGGMTATPVINKPEAAIVALGKTQKLPRFDDNGQVTAQHLMQVNWSGDHRIIDGATMVRFNNCWCSYLSEPTRMLMHLR from the coding sequence ATGACAACAGAATTTATTCTCCCTGACATTGGTGAAGGGATTGTGGAATGCGAGCTGCTGGAATGGCTGATTGCAGAAGGTGATCATATAGAAGAAGATCAGCCCGTAGCCGAGGTCATGACCGACAAGGCGACGGTTCAGATCCCAGCCATGCACTCAGGTACAGTGAAAAAGCTTTATTATCAGACCGGCGATATTGCCAAAGTGCATGCGCCGCTATTTTCCATGGACAAAGACGAAGACGGCGATAGTGCGACGGATGACCCCGAAGCGCCGCCAGCGTCAGAACAGCCTGCTGAAGCACAGCCCACCAGCTTGCCACAGGCAGCCGGTGAAACCACCGAAGATTTCATTTTGCCGGATATCGGTGAAGGCATCGTTGAGTGCGAAATTGTAAAGTGGCATGTGGCCAAAGGCGATCAGATTGAAGAAGATCAGCCAGTGGTAGAGGTGATGACCGACAAGGCCGTGGTAGAGATTCCGGCAAAACACGCCGGCCAGGTGAAAGAGCTGTACTACCAGCAGGGTGAAATAGCTCGGGTACATTCACCGCTGTTTAGTTTATCCGTTGCCGGTGCAGACACGCCGGCAACCAATACAGAGCAACAGACACCGGCCCCGGCTACACCAGCTCCCTCATCAGCAGCAGGTAACAATGAACAGGGTGCTGCGGCGCAAAAATGGCCGGATGGTGAATTTGAGCCACCGGTGGAGATTCCCGGCAAGGTACTGGCGAGCCCGGCTGTGCGACGGGTCGCCCGGGAAAACGACATTGATCTGACCACCATCAAGGGAAGCGGTAAAAAGGGCCGGATTCTGAAACAGGATGTTCAGTCGCAACAGACTGTCGCTAAAGCAGAATCAGTAGCCCCTGCCAGGCAGGCCACACCCGCCGGCAGTGGCAATGTACGCACTGTTGCTGTACGTGGCGTGCAGGCGGCAATGGCCAAACAGATGAGTGCATCAGTACACACCATTCCGCACTTTACGGTCAGTGATGAGCTGCAAATGGATGCTCTGATGACATTGCGCAGCGCACTAAAACCTGAGTTTGAAAAACAGGACGTAAAGCTGAGCTTTATGCCGTTTTTTGTTAAAGCCCTGTCGCTGGCGCTGCATGATTTTCCGATCATCAACAGTCAGCTCAATGATGACGCTACCGAGCTGACCTATTTTGATGACCACAATATTGGTTTTGCGGTGGACTCAAAAATTGGCTTACTGGTACCCAACATCAAACGGGTGCAGGATCTCAGTCTGCTGGATATTGCCCGTCAGATGCAGGAGATTATCGGCAAGGCCCGCGAGGGTAAGCTGGGCGGCGATATGCTTAAAGGCGGAACCATCAGCATATCCAACATTGGCGCAATTGGCGGGATGACCGCCACGCCGGTTATTAATAAACCGGAAGCAGCCATTGTGGCGCTGGGCAAAACCCAGAAGCTTCCTCGCTTTGATGATAACGGGCAGGTGACTGCACAGCATCTGATGCAGGTTAACTGGTCGGGCGATCACCGCATTATTGATGGCGCCACCATGGTGCGTTTTAATAACTGCTGGTGCAGCTATTTAAGCGAGCCGACCCGGATGCTCATGCACTTACGCTGA